A window of Stenotrophomonas indicatrix genomic DNA:
TGCGCCGGCACGCCGGACGCCTGGATCACGCCCATCACTTCGGCAAAGAAATTCGGGCGCAGCAGCTGCAGGGTGGACACATTCACCGCGATGGTGAAGTCATCAAAGCCCTGGTCGCGCCACAGCCGGGCCTGCTTCAATGCACCCTCCAGCACCCACGTACCAATCTGCACGATGATGCCCAGGCGCTCGGCGGTGCGCATGAAGCGCTCCGGTACCAGCATGCCCAGGGTCGGCGACTGCCAGCGCAGCAGCGCCTCCATGCCCACCACATGGCCATCGCGGGCACTGACCAGCGGCTGGTAACGCAGCTTCAGTTCGCCGTTGGGAATGGCATCGACGATCTGCCGCGCGATGATGCTCTCGCTGTGCGCGCTCGGCGGCGTGTCCACCGCATGGATGCGTACCGCATTGCCGCCTTCGCGGGCGGCCTGGTACAGCGCATCCTCGGCATGGTCGAGCAGGCGTGAGGCATTGCTGGCGTGCTCCGGGCACAGGCTCACGCCCAGCTTGCCGGTCATGAACAGCGTATAGGGCAGTACCGAGAGGGGCAGTTCCATCTGCTGGCGGATCTCTTCGGCGAAATCCTCGGCCAGGGGCAGATCGGCGGTGCGCGGCACGGCAATCAGGAACTCATCGCTGCCATGCCGCCACAGCATGCCGCGTCCGCGCAGGTAGGACTGCAGGCGCTGGGCCACCAGCACCAGGGCCTGGTCACCAACCTCCGCACTCATGTTCTCGTTGACCGAGGCGAAGTGGTCGATGTCCACATGCATCAGCATCAGCGGGGTACCTCCGGAGGCGGCTTCGGCGACCATCGCCTGCAACTCGGGGTTGCCGGCGCCGAGGCGATCAGGTGCATCATCGATGCTGACCGGGGGCAGGTTGGGGTTCCACATGGGCTCAGTATTCCGCTGACTCGACGGCCGCCGTAACAGCGGGCTGGTAAGGAAGGTGGACATCGACGAGGGTACCGGCGCCATGCGCCGACTCGATCC
This region includes:
- a CDS encoding EAL domain-containing protein yields the protein MWNPNLPPVSIDDAPDRLGAGNPELQAMVAEAASGGTPLMLMHVDIDHFASVNENMSAEVGDQALVLVAQRLQSYLRGRGMLWRHGSDEFLIAVPRTADLPLAEDFAEEIRQQMELPLSVLPYTLFMTGKLGVSLCPEHASNASRLLDHAEDALYQAAREGGNAVRIHAVDTPPSAHSESIIARQIVDAIPNGELKLRYQPLVSARDGHVVGMEALLRWQSPTLGMLVPERFMRTAERLGIIVQIGTWVLEGALKQARLWRDQGFDDFTIAVNVSTLQLLRPNFFAEVMGVIQASGVPAQMLTLEINESALTNNVNFVHETLANLRNEGISLSLDNFGTGDSSLSALVRYPVDKLKIDRSFIKSAPAGNREAAIARAIIAMGHQLGMTVIANGVESQAQLGFLRRNDCDVFQGYLFGEPMSADAAGMTLRRRYLRPEAFAETRPDRTLLLLDDEENVLRSLVRLFRRDGYRILAAGNVRDAFDLLAINDVQVILSDQRMSDMSGTEFLGRVKMLYPDTIRLVLSGYTDLNTVTDAINRGAIYRFLTKPWNDDELRKHIHQAFRTYEEQRRSNGGLAAVEPADGGEDRSPLR